From Corynebacterium sp. BD556, the proteins below share one genomic window:
- the aspS gene encoding aspartate--tRNA ligase — translation MLRTHLAGDLRKELDGQSVTLTGWVSRRRDHGGVIFIDLRDRSGLAQVVFRESAVAKAAHDLRSEFCIQVTGVVEPRPEGSANPNLASGEIEVNATELKVLNKSAALPFQVEDFSSNEVGEETRLKYRYLDLRRERQAEALRLRSRANRAARQVLDRHDFVEIETPTLTRSTPEGARDFLVPARLRPGSWYALPQSPQLFKQLLQVAGMERYYQIARCYRDEDFRADRQPEFTQLDVEASFVDQEDIISLAEEILVELWKLIGYEISTPIPRITYQEAMEKYGSDKPDLRFGIELVDCTAFFKDTTFRVFQNDYVGAVVMEGGASQPRRQLDAWQDWAKQRGAKGLAYILVQEDGELAGPVAKNITDEEKAGIAAHVGAKPGDCIFFAAGDAKSSRALLGAARGEIARKLDLIKEGDWAFTWVVDAPLFEPAADAAASGDVALGNSKWTAVHHAFTSPKPEYLDSFDQEPGEALAYAYDIVCNGNEIGGGSIRIHQRDVQERVFEVMGISEDEAQEKFGFLLEAFSFGAPPHGGIAFGWDRIVSLLGGFDSIRDVIAFPKSGGGVDPLTDAPAPITKAQRKETGVDAQPKAPEAAKV, via the coding sequence GTGCTGCGCACTCACCTTGCGGGAGACCTCCGCAAAGAACTCGATGGCCAGAGCGTCACCCTAACCGGTTGGGTGTCCCGCCGGCGAGATCATGGTGGCGTGATCTTCATCGATTTGCGTGACCGCTCCGGTCTCGCGCAGGTCGTGTTCCGCGAGTCCGCCGTCGCGAAGGCCGCCCACGATCTACGCAGCGAGTTTTGCATTCAAGTTACCGGCGTGGTCGAACCGCGCCCGGAAGGCTCCGCCAACCCGAACCTCGCCTCCGGCGAAATCGAAGTAAACGCCACCGAGCTGAAGGTGCTCAACAAGTCTGCGGCTTTGCCGTTCCAGGTGGAGGACTTCTCCTCCAACGAAGTCGGTGAGGAAACTCGCCTGAAATACCGCTACCTCGACCTGCGCCGTGAGCGCCAAGCGGAGGCCTTGCGTTTGCGTTCCAGGGCTAACCGCGCTGCCCGCCAGGTGCTCGACCGCCACGACTTCGTGGAGATTGAGACACCGACGCTGACTCGCTCCACTCCGGAAGGCGCCCGCGACTTCCTCGTTCCCGCGCGCCTGCGTCCGGGTTCGTGGTACGCCCTGCCGCAGTCCCCGCAACTTTTCAAGCAGTTGCTGCAGGTTGCAGGTATGGAGCGTTACTACCAAATCGCGCGGTGCTACCGCGACGAAGATTTCCGTGCGGACCGCCAACCAGAGTTTACCCAACTCGATGTCGAAGCTAGCTTCGTTGACCAAGAAGACATCATCTCACTGGCCGAGGAAATTCTCGTCGAGTTGTGGAAGCTAATCGGCTACGAAATCTCCACCCCAATTCCGCGCATCACCTACCAGGAGGCGATGGAGAAATACGGCTCTGACAAGCCAGATTTACGCTTCGGCATCGAGCTGGTGGACTGCACCGCATTTTTCAAAGACACCACGTTCCGCGTCTTCCAGAACGATTACGTCGGTGCTGTCGTCATGGAAGGGGGTGCCTCCCAGCCGCGCCGTCAGCTTGATGCGTGGCAGGACTGGGCGAAGCAGCGCGGTGCGAAGGGATTGGCCTACATTTTGGTGCAGGAAGATGGTGAACTAGCCGGCCCAGTGGCCAAAAACATCACCGACGAAGAAAAGGCGGGAATTGCCGCGCACGTCGGCGCCAAACCAGGCGACTGTATTTTCTTTGCTGCCGGGGACGCGAAAAGCTCCCGTGCATTGCTCGGCGCGGCCCGCGGGGAGATCGCGCGCAAACTCGACCTCATTAAAGAAGGTGACTGGGCGTTTACCTGGGTCGTTGACGCGCCGCTGTTCGAGCCAGCCGCCGACGCTGCCGCTTCCGGCGACGTGGCCCTGGGCAACTCCAAGTGGACCGCTGTCCACCATGCCTTTACTTCTCCCAAGCCGGAGTATCTGGACAGCTTCGATCAGGAGCCGGGTGAGGCGTTGGCCTACGCTTACGACATCGTGTGCAACGGCAACGAAATCGGTGGCGGCTCGATTCGTATTCACCAACGCGACGTGCAAGAGCGAGTTTTCGAGGTCATGGGCATTAGCGAGGATGAGGCCCAAGAAAAGTTCGGTTTTCTGCTTGAGGCGTTTTCCTTCGGTGCCCCGCCGCACGGCGGCATCGCCTTTGGTTGGGACCGCATTGTCTCCCTGCTCGGAGGTTTTGATTCGATCCGCGATGTCATTGCCTTCCCGAAGTCGGGTGGCGGTGTTGACCCGTTGACCGATGCGCCCGCGCCGATCACCAAAGCACAGCGTAAAGAAACCGGAGTCGACGCACAGCCCAAGGCTCCCGAGGCCGCCAAGGTCTAG
- the ypfJ gene encoding KPN_02809 family neutral zinc metallopeptidase, translated as MTFKSDFKPGGGGGRVSTSSGGKGGLGGMPIAVGGGGIGTIILVALIYFLGGGLGDGSQPQPSNQSSQASGYNLDHCTGPEAANQYSDCRVEYTMYSVDQVWDRILAEQAGVAYEQPGMTLFKGSVSTGCGNATSRTGPFYCPRDTTAYMDVDFFDQLAALGGEDGPLSQEYVVAHEMGHHIQHLEGTLGLSNYNDPGEDSAAVAIELQADCYAGIWAKHASEGPDAALEPITREQLSQAVQTARAIGDDNIQKRSGQEVDPDAWTHGSSQQREEAFMAGYTSGKMASCDFLNRGVYSS; from the coding sequence ATGACTTTCAAAAGCGACTTCAAGCCCGGAGGAGGCGGCGGCCGCGTCTCCACCAGCTCAGGTGGTAAGGGCGGCCTCGGCGGTATGCCGATTGCTGTGGGCGGCGGCGGTATCGGCACAATCATCCTCGTCGCCTTGATCTATTTCCTCGGTGGCGGCCTCGGTGATGGCAGCCAACCTCAGCCTTCGAACCAATCCTCGCAAGCTAGCGGGTACAACCTCGACCACTGCACCGGCCCCGAAGCCGCGAACCAGTACAGCGACTGCCGGGTGGAATACACCATGTATTCGGTTGATCAGGTGTGGGATCGGATTTTGGCGGAGCAGGCCGGTGTGGCCTACGAGCAACCCGGGATGACCCTGTTTAAGGGCTCCGTATCCACTGGGTGCGGAAACGCGACCTCACGAACGGGCCCATTTTATTGCCCCAGGGACACCACGGCGTACATGGACGTGGATTTCTTTGACCAGCTCGCTGCGTTGGGTGGCGAAGATGGCCCCTTGTCTCAGGAGTATGTGGTCGCCCATGAAATGGGCCACCACATCCAGCACCTGGAGGGAACTCTTGGGTTGAGCAACTACAACGACCCCGGCGAGGATTCGGCTGCGGTGGCCATTGAGTTGCAGGCCGACTGCTACGCGGGAATCTGGGCGAAGCATGCTTCCGAAGGTCCAGACGCCGCTCTCGAACCGATCACCCGCGAGCAGCTTAGCCAGGCTGTCCAAACAGCCCGCGCCATTGGCGACGATAATATCCAGAAGCGGTCCGGCCAAGAGGTCGACCCGGACGCGTGGACACACGGCTCCTCGCAGCAGCGTGAAGAGGCGTTTATGGCGGGTTATACCTCGGGCAAGATGGCATCCTGCGACTTCCTTAACCGTGGTGTCTATTCCTCCTGA
- a CDS encoding CE1758 family FMN-dependent luciferase-like monooxygenase: MQFGIFTIGDVTTDPTNGTTPTEKERIDAMTAIALKAEEVGLDVFATGQHHNPPFVPSSPTTHLAYIGAQTKNLQLSTSTTLITTTDPVRIAEDYSFLQNLVDGRMDLMLGRGNTGPVYPWFGKNIMDGIPLAVENYHLLRRLWREPVVNWEGKFRTPLNGFTATPTPLEKVPPFVWHGSIRSPQIAEQAAFYGDGFFHNNIFWNKEHTAAMVNLYRRRFEAYGHGRADQAIVGLGGQVFMAESEEAAVKQFRPYFDNAPVYGHGPSLEEFTTTTPLTVGTPEMVIERTLQFADWVGDYQRQLFLIDHAGLPLEVVLNQIEILGTQVVPELRERMEKRRPDHVPSNPPTFDTLLAAKQAGEDHPHFSVEPGKEQ, translated from the coding sequence ATGCAATTCGGCATCTTCACCATCGGCGACGTCACCACGGACCCGACCAACGGCACCACCCCGACCGAAAAAGAGCGCATCGACGCCATGACCGCCATCGCCTTGAAGGCGGAGGAAGTCGGCCTTGACGTCTTCGCCACGGGCCAGCACCACAACCCGCCCTTCGTGCCCTCCTCCCCAACCACCCACCTGGCCTACATCGGTGCGCAAACGAAAAACCTCCAACTGTCGACGTCGACCACACTGATCACCACCACCGACCCAGTGCGTATTGCCGAGGATTACTCCTTCCTACAAAACCTCGTCGACGGTCGCATGGACCTCATGCTCGGACGCGGCAACACCGGGCCGGTCTACCCCTGGTTTGGCAAAAACATCATGGATGGCATCCCCCTTGCAGTCGAGAACTACCACCTTCTTCGCCGCCTGTGGCGTGAGCCGGTAGTTAACTGGGAAGGCAAGTTCCGTACCCCGCTCAACGGGTTTACAGCCACACCTACACCGCTGGAGAAGGTTCCGCCGTTTGTGTGGCACGGCTCCATCCGCTCACCGCAGATCGCCGAGCAGGCCGCCTTCTACGGGGATGGCTTCTTCCACAACAATATCTTTTGGAACAAGGAACACACCGCGGCGATGGTCAACCTGTATCGCCGCCGCTTCGAAGCCTACGGCCACGGCCGCGCGGATCAAGCAATCGTTGGCCTCGGCGGCCAGGTCTTTATGGCCGAGTCGGAGGAGGCTGCCGTCAAGCAGTTCCGCCCCTACTTCGACAACGCCCCCGTCTATGGACACGGCCCCAGCTTGGAGGAGTTCACCACAACAACGCCACTGACTGTCGGTACCCCGGAGATGGTCATTGAGCGCACCCTCCAGTTCGCCGACTGGGTGGGCGACTACCAGCGCCAGCTCTTTCTCATCGACCACGCCGGTTTGCCTTTGGAAGTTGTCCTCAACCAGATCGAAATCCTCGGCACCCAGGTGGTTCCGGAACTGCGCGAGCGCATGGAAAAGCGCCGCCCCGATCACGTCCCCTCCAACCCGCCGACTTTCGATACCCTGCTCGCCGCGAAGCAGGCCGGCGAGGACCACCCGCACTTTAGCGTCGAGCCTGGAAAGGAGCAGTAA
- a CDS encoding CE1759 family FMN reductase, giving the protein MAQLVVLSAGLSTPSATRQVADSIATAAQSLAADREQVKVTTVEIRDYSPELIQASTTGVVPQRLADVFRELSLADGLIAATPVFKASYTGLFKLFFDLLDTEALNGMPTVLVATAGTARHSLITEYAMRPLFTFMRAVVVPTSVFAATEDFGGAEGREMQERINRAASELVGLMIANPGLGSGSAARPRRNGVDPEEDFVPFRNLLHGDAES; this is encoded by the coding sequence ATGGCTCAACTTGTTGTTCTCAGCGCCGGGTTGTCAACGCCTTCCGCCACCCGCCAGGTAGCAGATTCCATCGCCACGGCCGCGCAGTCTCTCGCCGCCGACCGCGAACAGGTCAAGGTGACCACAGTAGAAATCCGCGACTACTCCCCTGAGCTGATTCAGGCTTCCACCACCGGCGTCGTGCCGCAGCGCCTTGCCGATGTCTTCCGGGAGCTATCTTTAGCCGACGGCCTGATCGCCGCCACCCCTGTTTTTAAGGCGAGCTACACGGGACTGTTTAAGCTCTTTTTCGACCTGCTCGACACCGAAGCGCTCAACGGTATGCCCACCGTGTTGGTGGCTACTGCCGGCACTGCACGTCACTCCCTGATTACCGAGTACGCAATGCGGCCTCTGTTTACCTTTATGCGTGCGGTGGTTGTGCCTACTTCCGTCTTTGCCGCCACTGAGGATTTCGGCGGTGCCGAGGGCCGGGAGATGCAGGAGCGCATCAACCGCGCCGCCAGCGAGCTTGTTGGGCTCATGATTGCAAACCCTGGCTTGGGCTCAGGAAGCGCCGCCCGCCCGCGCCGAAACGGAGTCGACCCGGAAGAAGATTTCGTCCCTTTCAGGAATTTGCTTCACGGCGACGCTGAAAGCTAA
- a CDS encoding L-serine ammonia-lyase, producing MPRSTVSVVDLFSIGIGPSSSHTVGPIRAANQFVEDLGALPARVRVELRGSLAATGIGHGTDRAVLLGLVGWTPLTISSDVRPLPGEAIPASGTVEGPAGSIEYEIVFDPTPVPQHPNCLIFDAWDEQSNQVASRVEFFSIGGGFILDSAGIKAKGQKAAIFSAQGTPTVPFAFHSGEELLTICEAHGLSIAQVMRANEEALHGWDKLRLHLDEVWNVMQECVSKGVKSEGVLPGGLNVTRRAPRLYRLLTAECESSTSRGLDAMEWVNLYALAVNEENAAHGQVVTAPTNGAAGIIPAVMHYCRDFTDDFTIERAREFLLTAGAIGVIIRNNASISGAEVGCQGEVGSASAMAAAGMCAFLGGSPQQVENAAEIALEHNLGLTCDPVGGLVQVPCIERNAIGAVKAINGARLAKLGDGTNIVALDDVVETMAATGRDMNTKYKETSMGGLAVQLGMPVNITEC from the coding sequence ATGCCCCGCAGCACCGTCAGCGTTGTTGACCTTTTCAGCATCGGTATCGGCCCATCATCTTCCCACACTGTCGGCCCGATCCGAGCCGCTAACCAATTCGTGGAGGACCTGGGAGCGCTTCCCGCCCGCGTGCGTGTGGAATTGCGTGGCTCCCTTGCAGCAACCGGCATCGGTCACGGCACCGACCGCGCCGTCCTCCTTGGCCTAGTTGGCTGGACACCATTGACCATTTCCTCGGATGTGCGCCCTTTGCCGGGTGAAGCCATCCCTGCCTCAGGCACTGTGGAAGGCCCCGCTGGCAGCATCGAGTATGAAATAGTCTTCGATCCAACCCCTGTTCCACAACACCCCAATTGCTTAATTTTTGACGCCTGGGACGAGCAGAGCAACCAGGTTGCCTCCCGCGTGGAGTTTTTCTCCATCGGCGGCGGATTCATCCTTGATTCCGCCGGGATCAAAGCGAAAGGGCAAAAAGCAGCTATCTTTTCCGCCCAGGGCACGCCTACCGTCCCCTTCGCGTTTCATAGTGGCGAGGAACTGCTCACGATCTGTGAAGCACATGGACTTAGCATTGCCCAGGTCATGCGCGCCAACGAAGAAGCCCTTCACGGGTGGGATAAATTGCGCCTGCACCTCGATGAGGTGTGGAACGTGATGCAAGAGTGCGTCTCGAAAGGTGTCAAGTCGGAGGGTGTTTTGCCTGGCGGCCTCAACGTGACGCGCCGCGCGCCACGGCTCTATCGCCTGCTCACCGCCGAATGTGAGTCGTCGACGTCGCGAGGGCTCGACGCAATGGAGTGGGTCAACCTGTATGCGCTAGCCGTCAACGAAGAAAACGCGGCCCACGGCCAGGTGGTCACCGCCCCAACCAACGGCGCAGCCGGCATCATTCCCGCGGTTATGCATTATTGCCGTGATTTCACCGACGATTTCACCATCGAACGCGCCCGTGAGTTCTTGCTCACCGCAGGCGCTATCGGCGTCATCATTCGAAACAATGCCTCCATTTCGGGCGCGGAAGTCGGCTGCCAGGGCGAAGTTGGATCCGCCTCCGCGATGGCGGCGGCAGGCATGTGCGCCTTTTTGGGTGGCTCGCCCCAGCAGGTCGAAAACGCAGCCGAGATCGCCCTTGAACACAACCTCGGCTTGACGTGCGATCCGGTGGGCGGTCTGGTGCAGGTACCGTGCATCGAACGCAATGCCATCGGCGCAGTCAAGGCGATCAACGGAGCGCGTTTGGCCAAGCTTGGCGACGGCACAAATATCGTCGCCCTCGATGATGTCGTTGAGACAATGGCCGCAACAGGCCGGGATATGAACACCAAGTACAAAGAAACGTCGATGGGAGGACTAGCGGTGCAGTTGGGTATGCCCGTCAACATCACGGAATGCTAA
- the hisS gene encoding histidine--tRNA ligase: MTESNTAPQRSNQVSLSAPKGVPDYIPPASSTFIRVRDEFARQARVAGYQHIELPIFEDTSLFARGVGESTDIVSKEMYTFNDRGQRSVTLRPEGTAGVMRAVVQHNLDRGYLPVKLNYYGPFFRYERPQSGRYRQLQQVGVEAIGVDDPLLDAEVIALADRCYRSVGLTGFRLELTSLGDNTCRPQYREKLQQFLFKLPLDEETRRRAEINPLRVLDDKRGEVQNLLVDAPLMLDHLSAESRVHFETVLGTLDDLGIEYTINPRMVRGLDYYTKTTFEFVHDGLGAQSGIGGGGRYDGLMAQIGGQDLSGIGFGLGVDRTVLALEAEGVTLDGVDSRVDVFGVAIGLAASKRMSTLIDAIRAAGISADMSYGGRGLKGAMKGADRAQARYALVLGERELEAGTVAVKDLAAHTQVDVALTVDAVIEAVRR, encoded by the coding sequence ATGACCGAGAGCAACACAGCGCCCCAGCGCAGCAACCAAGTATCTTTGTCCGCGCCGAAGGGCGTGCCGGATTATATTCCGCCGGCGTCTTCGACGTTTATTCGTGTGCGCGACGAGTTTGCGCGTCAGGCGCGTGTGGCTGGTTACCAACATATTGAGCTGCCCATTTTTGAAGACACCTCGTTGTTTGCTCGGGGTGTGGGGGAATCGACTGACATTGTGTCGAAGGAGATGTATACCTTTAACGATCGTGGGCAACGCTCGGTCACGCTGCGCCCTGAGGGTACTGCGGGTGTGATGCGCGCGGTGGTTCAGCACAATCTGGATCGTGGTTATTTGCCGGTGAAGCTTAACTACTATGGGCCGTTCTTTCGCTATGAGCGTCCGCAGTCGGGGCGTTACCGCCAGCTCCAGCAGGTTGGTGTTGAGGCGATTGGTGTGGACGATCCGCTTTTAGATGCGGAGGTTATCGCTTTGGCTGATCGCTGTTACCGCTCAGTTGGTTTGACAGGATTTCGCCTTGAGCTGACCAGCCTCGGTGACAACACTTGTCGGCCGCAGTACCGCGAGAAACTGCAGCAATTTTTGTTCAAGCTCCCGCTCGACGAGGAGACGCGGCGCCGTGCGGAGATCAACCCGTTGCGTGTCTTGGACGATAAGCGCGGTGAGGTGCAGAATTTGCTTGTCGACGCCCCCCTGATGCTCGATCACCTCTCCGCTGAGTCCCGCGTCCACTTTGAAACGGTCTTGGGCACCCTAGACGATCTTGGGATCGAGTACACGATCAACCCGCGCATGGTGCGTGGGTTGGACTATTACACGAAGACGACGTTTGAGTTTGTCCACGATGGTTTAGGGGCCCAGTCCGGCATTGGTGGGGGCGGACGCTACGACGGTTTGATGGCACAGATCGGTGGCCAGGATCTTTCCGGGATCGGTTTCGGCCTTGGCGTTGATCGCACCGTTTTAGCTCTGGAAGCTGAGGGTGTCACCCTTGATGGTGTAGACAGCCGCGTCGACGTTTTCGGAGTTGCCATCGGTCTGGCCGCTAGCAAACGCATGAGCACGCTTATCGACGCTATTCGGGCCGCCGGAATCAGCGCCGACATGAGCTATGGCGGGCGCGGACTGAAAGGGGCGATGAAAGGCGCTGACCGTGCCCAAGCGCGCTATGCGTTAGTTCTCGGCGAGCGCGAGTTGGAGGCTGGGACCGTCGCGGTAAAAGATCTCGCTGCGCATACTCAAGTTGATGTCGCGTTGACGGTCGATGCCGTAATTGAGGCGGTTCGTAGATAG
- a CDS encoding MBL fold metallo-hydrolase: protein MKITGFAAGPFQTNCYVFINEDLPGNPAFVVDPSLGAYPKVMEVVQQEDASLCAVLLTHGHIDHTRDAGLFALPTHIHPADEFMLDGGEGVSLRLRLPFDVDNMKPIADVRHVQDGENLTLAGITLRARHAPGHSPGSTLFVGAGFVIAGDVLFRGSVGRTDLPHSDPDKMQDSLRGPVWEIDDDAAVLPGHGPTTVMAHERATNPFLLAACAGR, encoded by the coding sequence ATGAAGATCACCGGTTTTGCTGCGGGACCCTTCCAAACGAATTGTTATGTTTTTATCAATGAGGATTTGCCGGGCAACCCCGCTTTCGTCGTCGACCCGAGCCTCGGGGCGTATCCGAAGGTGATGGAGGTTGTCCAGCAGGAGGATGCTTCGTTGTGTGCGGTGCTGTTGACCCATGGGCACATCGATCACACTCGTGATGCTGGTTTGTTTGCTCTGCCCACACACATCCACCCGGCGGACGAGTTCATGTTGGACGGCGGTGAGGGGGTGTCGTTGCGCCTGCGGCTGCCTTTCGACGTGGACAACATGAAGCCGATCGCGGATGTGCGCCATGTTCAGGATGGGGAAAACCTGACCCTTGCCGGGATCACCTTACGTGCTCGCCACGCCCCTGGGCACTCGCCGGGGAGCACACTTTTCGTCGGTGCCGGCTTTGTCATCGCGGGAGATGTGTTGTTTCGCGGCTCGGTCGGGCGGACGGATTTACCGCACTCGGACCCTGACAAGATGCAGGATAGTTTGCGCGGGCCCGTGTGGGAGATCGACGACGACGCTGCCGTTTTGCCCGGCCACGGTCCTACTACTGTGATGGCTCACGAGCGCGCCACGAATCCTTTCCTGCTCGCTGCCTGTGCGGGACGGTAG
- a CDS encoding peptidylprolyl isomerase: MANNEQRGKDALKHLERELNSRDRKEKSAPWTIAALSAVVVLAAGGGIFFLANQDNDNSDTDAATSAAQSRTESAEQETIEAEPITGEPLTKKRATPLGDTVSCAYEASPGEPGRDVGTPATDNISAQGTVTINLDTSAGPIGMELDRAVSPCTVNSIEYLASQGYFDETVCHRLTTSEGLKVLQCGDPTGTGSGGPGFTFANEYPTDEALEKVDLSQLPDGLPAEQLEQFKGQLLQGETPVVYERGTIAMANAGLGTNGSQFFLNYGDSTLPPSYTYFGTITDEGLATLDKIAQVGAEDGLPDGAPVEEVRIVKATIA; the protein is encoded by the coding sequence GTGGCAAACAACGAACAGCGAGGCAAAGATGCCCTGAAGCACCTGGAGCGCGAACTGAACTCCCGCGACCGCAAAGAAAAGTCCGCACCATGGACAATCGCCGCACTATCTGCCGTCGTGGTGCTTGCTGCAGGTGGCGGCATCTTCTTTTTGGCCAACCAGGACAACGACAACTCAGACACTGACGCTGCTACCTCCGCCGCGCAATCCCGTACAGAATCTGCTGAGCAGGAAACGATTGAAGCCGAGCCGATCACCGGCGAGCCTTTGACAAAAAAGCGCGCCACCCCTCTCGGAGACACTGTAAGTTGCGCCTACGAAGCATCCCCAGGTGAGCCCGGCAGGGACGTGGGCACCCCCGCAACTGACAACATTTCTGCGCAGGGCACGGTAACGATCAACCTTGACACCAGCGCCGGACCAATCGGCATGGAACTTGACCGTGCGGTTTCCCCCTGCACCGTCAACTCGATCGAATACCTCGCCTCCCAAGGCTACTTCGACGAAACCGTCTGCCACCGTCTCACCACCAGCGAAGGTTTGAAGGTTCTGCAGTGCGGCGATCCCACCGGAACCGGCTCGGGCGGGCCAGGCTTTACCTTTGCCAACGAGTACCCCACCGATGAGGCATTAGAGAAGGTCGACTTATCCCAACTTCCCGACGGGCTTCCCGCCGAACAGTTAGAACAGTTCAAGGGCCAGTTGCTGCAAGGCGAAACCCCCGTGGTCTACGAACGAGGAACGATCGCTATGGCCAACGCTGGATTGGGCACCAACGGCTCCCAATTCTTCCTCAATTACGGCGATTCCACCTTGCCGCCGAGCTACACCTACTTCGGGACGATCACCGACGAAGGTTTGGCGACACTGGACAAAATAGCTCAGGTCGGTGCTGAAGACGGCCTGCCTGATGGTGCACCTGTCGAGGAAGTCAGAATTGTCAAAGCCACCATCGCTTAA